CTTCATGACGACAGATTACAGCAGCACCTGAATCCTTACCGGAGACATATTCCATGCCTGTACCTACTATCGGCGCATCAGGTTTCAGCAATGGTACTGCCTGACGCTGCATGTTCGCACCCATAAGAGACCGGTTGGAGTCATCGTTTTCCAAGAAAGGAATACAAGCCGTAGCGGCTGATACTACCTGCTTAGGTGAAACGTCCATGTAATCAAGACGATCACGGGCAACGACAGTGTTTTCCCCGCGGAACCGGGAAATAACTTCAGGGTCCAGGAAGGAACCGTCGTCTCCAAGCTTCGCGTTGGCCTGGGCTACTACGTAATTATCTTCTTCGTCTGCAGTCAAGTAGTCGATTTGTTCTGTAACTTTATTTGTATCTGGATCTACACGGCGGTAAGGAGTTTCAATAAAACCAAACTCGTTTACTTTCGCATAGGAAGACAGTGAGTTAATTAAACCAATATTCGGACCCTCAGGTGTCTCAATTGGACACATACGGCCGTAGTGTGAATAGTGAACGTCTCGAACTTCAAACCCGGCACGCTCACGAGTCAAACCACCCGGTCCAAGCGCTGAAAGACGGCGTTTGTGCGTCAATTCGGCAAGCGGGTTCGTTTGGTCCATGAACTGGGAAAGCTGAGAGCTTCCGAAGAATTCTTTAATCGACGCAATAACTGGTCGAATGTTGATCAGCTGCTGCGGTGTAATCGATGAAGTATCCTGGATGGACATCCGTTCACGAACTACACGCTCCATACGGGACAAACCGATACGGAATTGATTTTGCAGCAATTCCCCTACTGAACGTAAACGGCGGTTTCCAAGGTGGTCAATGTCATCCGTTCCGCCTACGCTGTGAAGCAGATTAAAGAAATAACTGATCGCTGATAATATATCAGCTGGTGTTATATTTTTTACATTGCGATCAATGTTCGCATTGCCGATTACGTTGATCGAGCGTTCTCCTTCAGGATCTGTAGGATCCACAATCTTCACGGATTGGACTTGAATCGGCTCTTCAAGTACACCATCCACAGGGTCAAGCGTCTGCTCACTTAAATTAGCTTCTTCATTATCAAAATGAGGAATCAATCTATTTAAGAGGCGGCGGTCAATCTTGTCCCCTTTTTCTGCTATCACTTCACCTGTTTCTTCATCTACCAGCGTTTCTGCCAGCACTTGATTAAACAAGCGATCTTTAATATGAAGCTTTTTGTTAATTTTATAACGACCTACACGCGCTAAATCATAGCGTTTAGGATCAAAGAAACGAGAAACGAGTAAGCTTTTCGCGTTTTCCACTGTTGGCGGTTCGCCAGGGCGAAGACGCTCATAGATTTCCAACAAAGCTTTTTCGCTGTTCTCAGTATTGTCTTTTTCAAGCGTGTTCTTAAGGTATTCGTTTTCCCCGATCAGATCAATAATCTCCTGATCCGTGCCGAACCCTAGAGCACGTAATAGTACAGTAATAGGCAATTTACGAGTACGATCAATGCGGACGTGAACAACGTCTTTGGCATCGGTCTCGAATTCTAACCACGCGCCGCGGTTTGGAATCACCGTGGCTGTATGGCCTTTCTTACCATTCTTATCAATCTTCTTATTGAAATAAACGCTTGGAGAGCGAACAAGCTGCGATACAATGACACGTTCTGCACCATTAATAACAAAGGTACCTGTGTCAGTCATAAGCGGGAAGTCTCCCATAAACACTTCTTGCTCTTTCACTTCACCTGTCTCGTTATTTAACAGACGAACCTTCACACGAAGTGGAGCGTTATATGTTACGTCACGATCCTTAGATTCATCGACTGGATACTTTGGCTCGCCAAGGCTATAGTCTACAAACTCGAGTGATAAGTTACCAGTGAAATCTTCAATTGGCGAAATGTCCTGAAACATTTCCTTCAAACCTTCCTCAAGGAACCACTGGTAGGAAGCCGTTTGAATTTCAATTAAATTCGGCAACTCCAAAACTTCATTGATGCGAGCATAACTTCTGCGTTGGCGGTGTCGTCCATATTGAACTAGTTGACCTGTCAACTGATTCACCCCTCAAATCAAGCATTTTAATAACTAAAAAGAGTCCGGCAAGACATGCCGAACAGGCTTGGGGTTGATCTTACCACAAGCACTATATAAACATTCGCTGGTTAGCGAATGGTGATTCTTCATTTCTCTCTAACGTTAGACAAAAAAGAAAAAGGGTTTTCATCTATTAAAAACCTCATTTGCTTTGCATGTTCGATTTTACCATTCTAGCCCTCTAGCAAAATTTTTATACATAATTTCTGAAAAAAGGACTTGACACACGATGGTCATATTGGCATTTTTCAATACTAGCACAATACAATGAACTAGTCAATAGTTTTAGCTTTCAAAATATAATAGCCTTTTTCCTTAGCTATCACTTCACATTCGCCGTACACTTCTTCAAGCTTCTTCTTCGCCGAAGGAGCTCCCTGCTTCTTTTGAATGACCACCCATATTTCGCCGCCCTCTATTAAATGACTCTTCGCTTCTGTAAACATAGCGTGCACCACTTGCTTTCCGGCGCGAATAGGAGGATTGGTCACTATAGCAGCAAACACTCGATCTTCAATTGCTTGAAACCGGTCACTTTCATTTATCCTTACATTGGTTATACTATTTTGCAGCGCATTGTGCCGAGCAAGCTCCAATGCTCTTTCATTTACATCAACCATTTGAACCTGGCGTTCCGGGAAAGCTGCAGCCAGCGCAAG
This Halobacillus salinarum DNA region includes the following protein-coding sequences:
- the rpoB gene encoding DNA-directed RNA polymerase subunit beta; translation: MTGQLVQYGRHRQRRSYARINEVLELPNLIEIQTASYQWFLEEGLKEMFQDISPIEDFTGNLSLEFVDYSLGEPKYPVDESKDRDVTYNAPLRVKVRLLNNETGEVKEQEVFMGDFPLMTDTGTFVINGAERVIVSQLVRSPSVYFNKKIDKNGKKGHTATVIPNRGAWLEFETDAKDVVHVRIDRTRKLPITVLLRALGFGTDQEIIDLIGENEYLKNTLEKDNTENSEKALLEIYERLRPGEPPTVENAKSLLVSRFFDPKRYDLARVGRYKINKKLHIKDRLFNQVLAETLVDEETGEVIAEKGDKIDRRLLNRLIPHFDNEEANLSEQTLDPVDGVLEEPIQVQSVKIVDPTDPEGERSINVIGNANIDRNVKNITPADILSAISYFFNLLHSVGGTDDIDHLGNRRLRSVGELLQNQFRIGLSRMERVVRERMSIQDTSSITPQQLINIRPVIASIKEFFGSSQLSQFMDQTNPLAELTHKRRLSALGPGGLTRERAGFEVRDVHYSHYGRMCPIETPEGPNIGLINSLSSYAKVNEFGFIETPYRRVDPDTNKVTEQIDYLTADEEDNYVVAQANAKLGDDGSFLDPEVISRFRGENTVVARDRLDYMDVSPKQVVSAATACIPFLENDDSNRSLMGANMQRQAVPLLKPDAPIVGTGMEYVSGKDSGAAVICRHEGVVERVEAKEVLVRRISEVDGREVEGDLDRYRLQKFIRSNQGSCYNQRPIVSKGDRVVKGEILADGPSMDMGELALGQNPLVAFMTWDGYNYEDAIIMSERLVKDDVYTSIHIEEYESEARDTKLGPEEITRDIPNVGEDALRDLDERGIIRVGAEVSDGDLLVGKVTPKGVTELSAEERLLHAIFGEKAREVRDTSLRVPHGAGGIVLDVKIFNREDGDELPPGVNQLIRAYIVQKRKISEGDKMAGRHGNKGVISKILPEEDMPFLPDGTPVDIMLNPLGVPSRMNIGQVLELHLGMAARQLGLRVATPVFDGAREEDVWETLEEAGMSRDAKTILYDGRTGEPFDNRVSVGVMYMIKLAHMVDDKLHARSTGPYSLVTQQPLGGKAQFGGQRFGEMEVWALEAYGAAYTLQEILTVKSDDVVGRVKTYEAIVKGDNVPEPGVPESFKVLIKELQSLGMDVKILSGDEQEIEMRDIEEDQTKESENLNLEEH
- a CDS encoding class I SAM-dependent methyltransferase — encoded protein: MSEHYYSKKTEAKSEQRSWPFTLRGNEFTFTTDHAVFSKKEVDYGSRLLIDSFTEPAVTGELLDLGCGYGPIGLALAAAFPERQVQMVDVNERALELARHNALQNSITNVRINESDRFQAIEDRVFAAIVTNPPIRAGKQVVHAMFTEAKSHLIEGGEIWVVIQKKQGAPSAKKKLEEVYGECEVIAKEKGYYILKAKTID